GCGATCCGCAGCCCGCAGGAGGCGCAATTGACCGGGCCTGATTTGATCCAGCTGTGTCCAAGAGGCAGACCGGGAATATTGTGCAGCGAAAACGCAAAGTCGGGCTTGAGTGCCTTGAATGCGGGATCTGCTATTACGGCCGCAGCACCCGCGCCGGTTTCTTCAGCGGGTTGAAAAAGCAGTATGACGCGGCCCGATGCCGGGCGCTCGCGCCTGAAGGCTCGCGACAGACCGGCCACCATCGCCATATGCCCATCGTGGCCGCACATGTGGCCTTTGCCAGTGATCTTCGACCTGTGTGCAACTTCGGTCACTTCAGCAATCGGCAGGGCATCGAGTTCCGCACGAAACAGGACTGTTGGCCCCGGCTCTCGACCGTTGAACACCGCCGCAACGCCCGTGCCGCCGAGACCCGTCACGATCTCATCCGGCGACGAAGCCTGCAGAAAGCGCACGACCTCTGCCGCAGTCTGGTGCTCTTCACCAGAAACTTCCGGCATGGTGTGGAGGTGGCGTCTCCACATGATCAGGTCGGTCAGGTCGGTATCTGAAGTGCTCACATCTGCCTCTTGCGGACTTACGTCGCTTTGTCGACGAAGCCATCAAGCACGCGCTTCTGGCCGGCCTTGTCGAAATCGATCGTCAGCTTGTTGCCTTCAATGTTCGAGATATTGCCGTTACCGAACTTGATGTGGAAGACGCGGTCGCCCACCCGGAACTTCGACGGCGTATCGGCTACCGACTTGGCGACCAATTCACCGTCAATGGTCCTGCCGCGTGGTCCGCTTTCGCCGTAACCGATCCGCTCGACAGCATGGCCGGAACGGCTGCCCCAGTTGTCGCGGGTGGCTTCGCTCTTGTTGGCCTGAGCGCGCTTCCAGCCGGGAGTTGAATAGGAATTGGCGAAGGGATCCGCCTTGTCGAAGCGCGACTGTCCGTAGCCGCCGCGACCATAACCGCCATAGCTCGATTCCGATTCGGCAACATCCACATGCATCGGCGGCAATTCATCAAGGAAGCGCGACGGCATGGTGGACTGCCAGAGGCCGTGGATGCGCCGGTTCGAAACGAACCAGATGTGGCAGCGCCGCTTGGCACGGGTGATTCCGACATAGGCGAGGCGACGCTCTTCCTCGAGGCCTGCCCGACCGCCTTCATCCAATGCGCGCTGGTGCGGGAAAAGACCTTCCTCCCAGCCGGGCAGGAAAACGGTTTCGAATTCCAGACCTTTTGCCGAATGCAGCGTCATGATGGAAACGGCATCCATATCCTCGTTTTGCTCGGCATCCATGACGAGTGAGACATGCTCCAGGAAGCCGCGCATGCTCTCGAACGCTTCCATGGAGCGTACGAGTTCCTTCAGGTTTTCCAGACGACCCGGCGCTTCCGCCGATTTGTCGTTCTTCCACATATCGGTGTAGCCGGATTCCTCCAGAATCTGCTCGGCCAGCTCCGTATGGGGAGTGGTTTCAAGCAGTTCCGACCATCTCCTGAAACTTTGAATCACATCGAAAAGCGCCTTGCGCGCCTTGGGCTTCAATTCGTCGGTCTCGATCAAGTCTGCCGCGGCGGCCAGCATGGGAATGTCGCGGGCACGGGCATAATCATGCAGGGTGCGGACGGTCGTATCGCCCAGCCCACGCTTTGGCGTGTTGACGATCCGCTCGAAGGCCAGATCGTCCGCCGGTTGGCAGGTGAGGCGGAAATAGGCCATCGCATCGCGAATTTCGAGGCGCTCGTAAAAGCGCGGACCGCCGATGACCCGGTAGTTAAGGCCGAGGGTCACGAATCGATCTTCGAACTCGCGCATCTGGAAGGAAGCGCGAACGAGAATGGCCATGTCGTTCAGCTTGTGCTTGTTGCGCTGAAGCTGCTCTATCTCTTCGCCCACGGCACGGGCTTCTTCTTCCGAGTCCCAGGCCGCGTGGACGATCACCTTTTCGTCATCGGGATTAGTGCGTTCCGTGAAAAGCGTCTTGCCGAGGCGACCTTCATTGTTCGCAATCAGGTGTCCTGCGGCGCCGAGAATATGCTCGGTAGAGCGATAGTTCCGTTCAAGGCGAATGACCTTCGCGCCGGGAAAATCCTTCTCGAAACGCAGGATGTTATCCACTTCAGCGCCACGCCAACCGTAGATGGACTGGTCGTCGTCACCGACGCAACAGACGTTTTGCGGCACATCCTTCGGGCGCTGTGCCAGAAGCCGCAGCCACATATATTGGGCGGTGTTGGTATCCTGATACTCGTCCACCAGAATGTAGCGGAAGCGTTGATGGTAGTCCTTCAGCACATCCGGATTGCGGCGGAATAGATCGATCGGGTGCAGCAGGAGGTCACCGAAATCGCAGGCATTCAGTGTCTTCAGTCGCGCCTGATAGGCGGCATAAAGTTCGCGACCCTTGCCGTTGGCAAAGGCGCGCGCATCGCCTTCGGGAATATCCTTCGGCGTCAGCCCCTTGTTTTTCCAGCCGTCGATCATGCCTGCGAACTGGCGCGCAGGCCAGCGCTTGTCATCCAGGCCTTCTGCTTGAATTAACTGTTTAATCAGACGGATAACATCGTCCGTATCCAGAATGGTGAAGTCGCTGCGAAGGCCGACAAGCTCTGCATGACGCCGTAGAAGCTTCACGCCGATCGAGTGGAAAGTGCCAAGCCACGGCATGCCTTCGACCGCACCGCCGACGAGAACGCCGATGCGCTCCTTCATTTCGCGCGCAGCCTTGTTCGTGAAGGTCACGGCCAGGATCTGGCTTGGAAAGGCACGATTGGTCGCAAGGATATGGGCGATGCGCGTGGTGAGGACGCGCGTCTTGCCCGTGCCCGCGCCGGCCAGCACCAGAACGGGTCCATCCAGCGATTCGACTGCTTCCCGCTGCTCCGGGTTCAGGCCGCCAAGATAGTCAGGGGCCGGGCGGCTCTGGTCGCGTGCGGCCATGGCACGCGCCGCAATGCCCAGGCCGCTGCCGGGCGCTGCCGTGGAGGGAGCAGGGGGCTTGGAACGGCGGGAGCCGTGATCCGGTTCTTCATCGAAGAACGGAATGTCATCGAAACTGTTCGTCATCAGCGCAATCTAATGATTCCGGAAGCACAAGGCCATAGGCTACGTTCTGGTTTTATTCCAGTGGTGCGCCAGATGAGAAATGGCATCAATATGCATATTCGTATCCTGTGGCTTTCGGCTCACGATTCCGTGAGTTTCCGTCAGGTTACAATTTGGCAAGATTGGTAATCCAGCGTTGTCTAACCAACCGTAGAACGCGATACTTGATAACGTCTTCAATTCAACCGGAGTGACTGAATGCGCATCTGGAAGCAATTGCTCCTCAGTATTGTCGTGCTGTTCGCGGGGCTCTGTCTGTGGATCTTTGTCAGCGCCGATGCGGCAAGAAGTCTCGTTGGAATGGGTGTGCCCGCGCGTCTGGTGGGTCTCATCCAGCCGGCAGCGATAGACGCGCAGAAAACGGCTCAATCTGATAACCCCGCGCGAAACGGCCAGGGTGCTGCCCAAGGGGCAGGGCAGGGTCAGGGCGCTGGCCAGAGTGGAGGCCAAGGGGGAGGTCAAGCGGGAGGCCAAGGCGGAGGTCAACGGGCCACGCTCGTTGCCGTTCGCCCAGTCGTGACAGCCACGATCAATGATCGGCTGACAGCCATTGGCAGCGGTGTTGCCATCCAGTCCGTCGTGGTGATGCCGCAGGCGACCGGCACGATTGACGAAATTCTCGTCAGGGCAGGTCAGAAGGTTACCAAGGGTCAGGTTCTCGCCCGCCTCGATGATGACGAGCAGTTGATCGAGCGGGACAAGGCGCAGGTAGCGCTGAGGAGTGCGGTCGAGAAGGCTGCGTCTTACAAGAACCTCCAAAGCGTGACCCGTCTTGATGCGCTGGATGCGCAGATTGCCGAAGAGGCCGCCAAGCTGGCGCTGAGCACGGCGCGGTTGAACCTCAAGCGGCGGGAAATCACCGCGCCGATCGATGGTGTGGCAGGAATCGTCCCGGCGAATGTCGGTGACAACGTTACGACGCAGACAAGTATCGTGACGCTGGACGATCGCTCCGAGATCCTCGTCGACTTTTACGCGCCGGAACGCTTCATCACCCAGATCGAAACGGGTGCTTCCTTCGAAGCAACCTCGGTCAGCCGTCCGGGACAGGTGTTCAAGGGCGTGATCGATTCCGTGGACAACCGCGTGGATGCTGCAAGCCGTACCGTCCGCATTCGTGGCCGTATCGATAATCCAACGGATCTGCTGCGTGCAGGCATGTCCTTCCAGGTGGCGATGCGGTTCGCCGGTGAAAGCTATCCGGCCGTGGACCCCCTGTCGGTTCAATGGGATGCCGAAGGTGCCTTCGTCTGGAAGGTAGCCGATAGCAAGGCGCAGAAGGTTCGCGTCAGTGTCATCCAGCGCAATCCGGATACGGTTCTGGTACAGGCAGCCCTGAAGCCGGATGACCGGATCGTGACAGAAGGATTGCAGCGTGTTCGTGAAGGCCAGCCGGTTCGCATTCAGGGCGAGCCCCAGCGCGTGGCGGAGGCAGCGACCCGATGAGCAGCAAGGATCAGCACGACATGAAGGCAGAGGATGCAAAATCCACCTTCACGGCTCTGTTCGTTCGCCGCCCTATCCTGGCGGCAGTTATCAATACGCTTCTGGTCGTGGCCGGTCTGGCCGCCTTCGTCGGCGTGGAAGTTCGCGAACTCCCTGATGTTGATCAGCCGGTCATTACTGTTCGGACCGATTACGAAGGTGCTTCGCCCCAGACCGTTGACCAGGAATTGACACAGGTCATAGAGGGCGCTGTCGCCCGCGTTAGCGGGTTGAAGGCCCTGTCTTCCGAATCGCAGTTCGGTGCCAGCCGCGTGACCATGGAGTTCAACGACACGGTTGATCTTGCCGTTGCCGCAAGCGATGTGCGCGATGCGATTGGCCGCGTTTCCTATCAGTTGCCTGATACAGTGGACGAGCCGCGCATCGTCAAGGCGGACTCCGATTCACAGCCGATCATGCGGCTTGCCGTAACGTCTTCAAAGCTTTCGATGGAAGACCTGACTCTGCTTGTCGACAAGCAGGTGGTTGACCGGCTGGCAGCGGTGGAGGGTGTTGCGGATGTCGAGCTTTACGGCGATCAGGAAAAGATCTTCCGTGTCGATCTCAATCAGGCGGCTCTCGCCAGCCGTGGCCTCACGGTCGCCGATGTCTCCACTGCGCTTTCCAGTGCAGCGCTCGATGTTCCGGCCGGTTCGCTCACAAGCCGAACGCAGGATATCGTGGTGCGCGCAACGGCAAACCTGGAGACGCCGCGCGACTTCGAGAACGTACTGATCAAGGACAATATCCGCCTTCGTGATGTTGCAAGCGTCAATCTCGGCGCCGATGACGGAACCACGACGCTTCGGTCCAACGGCGTGCAGGGCGTCGGTCTCGGTATCATCCGTCAGGCGCAATCCAACACGCTCAACATCTCGACGGGCGTTGCAGCGGCGGTCGCCGAGCTGCAGAAGGTGCTTCCGGAAGGAACGCGGATCATCATAACCTCGGATGACGCCGTGTTCATTCGCGGTGCGCTGCATGAGGTGGAACTGGCGCTGGGGCTTTCTGCGCTCATCGTGGTCGTCGTTCTCTATCTCTTCCTGCGCGACTGGCGCGCGACGCTCATTCCGGCGCTGACCATGCCTGTTGCGCTGATCGGAACGCTGACGGCGATTTACCTCGTCGGCTTCTCCATCAACATCCTCACCCTGCTGGCCATCGTGCTGGCAACGGGTCTCGTGGTGGACGACGCGATCGTCGTGCTCGAGAACATCGTGCGCCGACGCTCGGAAGGCATGGGGCCGCGCGCTGCGGCGGTGCTGGGTACGCAGGAAGTTTTCTTTGCGGTTCTCGCCACTACGGCAACGCTGGCGGCTGTGTTCATTCCGCTTTCCTTCCTGCCCGGACAATTGGGTGGCCTGTTCCGCGAGTTCGGTTTCGTGCTGGCATTCGCCGTGGGGCTTTCGTCGATCACCGCCCTCACGCTGTGCCCCATGCTGGCCTCTCGCATGCTGACCAAGCCGATGAGCGAGCCGAAGGGGCTTCTCGCCGGCTTTGGTAATCTCTTTGCGAACACCTATGAGAAGTGGCTGCGGTTTACGCTCAATGCGCCGATCGTCATCATCGCAGTGGCGGTCATGTTCGGCGCGGCGGCCTTCGTCGCTTTCGGTCTGGTCAAGAACGAGCTGACGCCGCTGGAAGATCGCTCCCTCGTCGCAATGCGCCTGACCACGCCGCAGGGTGTGAGCCTCGAGTACACGCAGGACCAGATCCGCCGCGTCGAGGAAAATCTCCAGCCGTTGGTCGACTCCGGTGAGATCCGGAACATCTTCTCCATTTCCGGCATGGGCAATTCCACCAATAGCGGTTTCATGGTGATGACGCTGGCGCCCTGGGGCGAACGCACGCGCACCCAGAACCAGATCGTTGCGGATGTGAATGCAGCTGCGGCAAAAGTTCCGGCGGTGCGTGGTTTCGCGATCCAGTCCAACAGTCTGCGTATTCGCGGGGCGGGGAATGGCCTGCAGTTCGCGCTGGTGGGCAATGAGCACGCGAAGCTTACGGATGCCGCCATCAAGCTCGTTCAGGCGATGGAAAAGAACTCGGATTTCCAGACGCCGCGTCTCGACAACGAACCGACGCAGGCGCAGCTTTCGGTCTCCATCGACCGCGAGCGTGCCTCTGATCTGGGCATCGACATCACTGGCCTGTCGACCGCCATGCAGGCTCTACTGGAGGGACGTTCCATTGTTGATGTCTTCGTCAACGGAGAGGCCTATCCGGTCAAGCTGACCTCCACGATGCAGCCGATCGATGATCCGACCGATCTGCAGAACATCTTCCTGCGCACCAATGACGGCAAGGTCGTGCCAATGTCTACTGTCGTCAGCCTCAAGGAAGGGGCGGTCGCGCCACGCCTGAACCGCGAGCAGCAACTGGCCGCGGTTTCGATTTCTGCCGGTCTCGGCGATGGCGTTTCGCTTGGTCAGGCGCTTCAGCAAGCGCAGGCACTGGCGCAACCGCTTCTGCCTCCGGGTGCGCGGCTGATGCCGCTGGCGGAAGCCAAGACGCTGGGTGAGAATTCGAGCGGCATGGCCATTACCTTCGGCTTTGCGATTGCCATCATCTTCCTGGTCTTGGCCGCACAGTTCGAAAGCGTGCTGTCGTCCATCATCATCATGGCCACGGTGCCGCTTGGTCTTGCCTGCGCCATCTTCGCGCTAGTGCTGACGGGATCAACTCTCAACGTCTACAGCCAGATCGGACTTGTTTTGCTTGTCGGGGTCATGGCCAAGAACGGCATCCTGATCGTGGAGTTTGCCAATCAGCTGCGAGATCAGGGTATGGCCGTTCGAGACGCCATCGAAAAGGCCTGCCGCCTTCGCCTGCGTCCAGTCATGATGACGATGATTGCGACGATTCTCGGCGGCGTGCCGCTGGTGTTTGCTCAGGGGGCGGGTGCGGAAGCGCGTATTGCACTCGGCTGGGTCATCGTTGGCGGACTGGGTCTCGCAACGATCGTCACCCTGTTCATTACGCCGCTTGCCTATCTCCTGATCGCACGCTTTGCCAAGCCGCATGCGCATGAAGAGCAAAGGCTGCATGAGGAGTTGGTCACCGCGTCGCGTCCGGCAGCCAATGAGGAGAAGGAAAGGCCGCTTCTGGCAGCGGAGTGATCCCATCCGATCGTTGCACGGAGAAGGGCATTAGTGAGCCGAAACTGATAGACAAAACAATGATCCTCTCCTACCAAAGATGTCAGGTTCTACCGCTCGGCATTCAATGGAGAAGATCATGGTCTTGAGGGATGTACGCCCCGGTGTGCGAAACGAGGCCGCAGTCGCGGCTGTCATCGAGGCGTTGCGGGGGGCGCTTGGCGACAAGCTTCAGACCGGGCAGGCCTTTCGCGAGCAGCATACCCACACGACCACCTATCTGACCCGGCAATTGCCGGATGCTGTGGTGTTCGTCGAGAATTCCGATGACGTGAAAGCGGTGGTCAGAGCGTGCTCCGAGCATGGTGTGCCGATCATTCCGTTCGGCACCGGTTCGTCGCTGGAAGGGCAGGTCAATGCACCTTCGGGCGGCATATCCATCGATTTCTCGCGCATGAATCGTATCCTGCGCGTTTCGCCGGAAGATCTGGATGTGACCGTCGAGCCGGGGGTGACGCGTGAGCAGTTGAACGTCTATCTTCGCGATACGGGCCTCTTTTTCCCGATCGACCCCGGTGCGAACGCCTCTATCGGTGGCATGACGGCCACGAGGGCTTCCGGTACGAATGCCGTGCGCTATGGCACCATGAAGGACAATGTGCTGGCCATGACTGTCGTGACGGCAGATGGCGGGGAGATTGCTACCGGCAGCCGCGCCAAGAAGTCTTCCGCAGGTTACGATCTGACCCGGCTCTTCGTGGGCTCGGAGGGAACGCTCGGCGTCTTCACCTCCATTACGCTTCGACTTCAGGGAATACCGGAAAAGAT
The window above is part of the Rhizobium rhizoryzae genome. Proteins encoded here:
- a CDS encoding ATP-dependent helicase; translation: MTNSFDDIPFFDEEPDHGSRRSKPPAPSTAAPGSGLGIAARAMAARDQSRPAPDYLGGLNPEQREAVESLDGPVLVLAGAGTGKTRVLTTRIAHILATNRAFPSQILAVTFTNKAAREMKERIGVLVGGAVEGMPWLGTFHSIGVKLLRRHAELVGLRSDFTILDTDDVIRLIKQLIQAEGLDDKRWPARQFAGMIDGWKNKGLTPKDIPEGDARAFANGKGRELYAAYQARLKTLNACDFGDLLLHPIDLFRRNPDVLKDYHQRFRYILVDEYQDTNTAQYMWLRLLAQRPKDVPQNVCCVGDDDQSIYGWRGAEVDNILRFEKDFPGAKVIRLERNYRSTEHILGAAGHLIANNEGRLGKTLFTERTNPDDEKVIVHAAWDSEEEARAVGEEIEQLQRNKHKLNDMAILVRASFQMREFEDRFVTLGLNYRVIGGPRFYERLEIRDAMAYFRLTCQPADDLAFERIVNTPKRGLGDTTVRTLHDYARARDIPMLAAAADLIETDELKPKARKALFDVIQSFRRWSELLETTPHTELAEQILEESGYTDMWKNDKSAEAPGRLENLKELVRSMEAFESMRGFLEHVSLVMDAEQNEDMDAVSIMTLHSAKGLEFETVFLPGWEEGLFPHQRALDEGGRAGLEEERRLAYVGITRAKRRCHIWFVSNRRIHGLWQSTMPSRFLDELPPMHVDVAESESSYGGYGRGGYGQSRFDKADPFANSYSTPGWKRAQANKSEATRDNWGSRSGHAVERIGYGESGPRGRTIDGELVAKSVADTPSKFRVGDRVFHIKFGNGNISNIEGNKLTIDFDKAGQKRVLDGFVDKAT
- a CDS encoding efflux RND transporter permease subunit, which gives rise to MSSKDQHDMKAEDAKSTFTALFVRRPILAAVINTLLVVAGLAAFVGVEVRELPDVDQPVITVRTDYEGASPQTVDQELTQVIEGAVARVSGLKALSSESQFGASRVTMEFNDTVDLAVAASDVRDAIGRVSYQLPDTVDEPRIVKADSDSQPIMRLAVTSSKLSMEDLTLLVDKQVVDRLAAVEGVADVELYGDQEKIFRVDLNQAALASRGLTVADVSTALSSAALDVPAGSLTSRTQDIVVRATANLETPRDFENVLIKDNIRLRDVASVNLGADDGTTTLRSNGVQGVGLGIIRQAQSNTLNISTGVAAAVAELQKVLPEGTRIIITSDDAVFIRGALHEVELALGLSALIVVVVLYLFLRDWRATLIPALTMPVALIGTLTAIYLVGFSINILTLLAIVLATGLVVDDAIVVLENIVRRRSEGMGPRAAAVLGTQEVFFAVLATTATLAAVFIPLSFLPGQLGGLFREFGFVLAFAVGLSSITALTLCPMLASRMLTKPMSEPKGLLAGFGNLFANTYEKWLRFTLNAPIVIIAVAVMFGAAAFVAFGLVKNELTPLEDRSLVAMRLTTPQGVSLEYTQDQIRRVEENLQPLVDSGEIRNIFSISGMGNSTNSGFMVMTLAPWGERTRTQNQIVADVNAAAAKVPAVRGFAIQSNSLRIRGAGNGLQFALVGNEHAKLTDAAIKLVQAMEKNSDFQTPRLDNEPTQAQLSVSIDRERASDLGIDITGLSTAMQALLEGRSIVDVFVNGEAYPVKLTSTMQPIDDPTDLQNIFLRTNDGKVVPMSTVVSLKEGAVAPRLNREQQLAAVSISAGLGDGVSLGQALQQAQALAQPLLPPGARLMPLAEAKTLGENSSGMAITFGFAIAIIFLVLAAQFESVLSSIIIMATVPLGLACAIFALVLTGSTLNVYSQIGLVLLVGVMAKNGILIVEFANQLRDQGMAVRDAIEKACRLRLRPVMMTMIATILGGVPLVFAQGAGAEARIALGWVIVGGLGLATIVTLFITPLAYLLIARFAKPHAHEEQRLHEELVTASRPAANEEKERPLLAAE
- a CDS encoding efflux RND transporter periplasmic adaptor subunit, with product MRIWKQLLLSIVVLFAGLCLWIFVSADAARSLVGMGVPARLVGLIQPAAIDAQKTAQSDNPARNGQGAAQGAGQGQGAGQSGGQGGGQAGGQGGGQRATLVAVRPVVTATINDRLTAIGSGVAIQSVVVMPQATGTIDEILVRAGQKVTKGQVLARLDDDEQLIERDKAQVALRSAVEKAASYKNLQSVTRLDALDAQIAEEAAKLALSTARLNLKRREITAPIDGVAGIVPANVGDNVTTQTSIVTLDDRSEILVDFYAPERFITQIETGASFEATSVSRPGQVFKGVIDSVDNRVDAASRTVRIRGRIDNPTDLLRAGMSFQVAMRFAGESYPAVDPLSVQWDAEGAFVWKVADSKAQKVRVSVIQRNPDTVLVQAALKPDDRIVTEGLQRVREGQPVRIQGEPQRVAEAATR